A genomic region of Miscanthus floridulus cultivar M001 chromosome 3, ASM1932011v1, whole genome shotgun sequence contains the following coding sequences:
- the LOC136541260 gene encoding glucan endo-1,3-beta-glucosidase 8-like gives MMAARLIAAAAALAVLAVLCCAAGPAAALGMNWGTQATHPLPPKAVVQVLQDNGIKKVKLFDTDPAAMSALAGTGIEVMVAIPNNMLADLADDAGKAKDWVKRNVRRYDFDGGVTIKYVAVGNEPFLESYNGSFINVTFPALENIQNALNDAGIGDRIKATVPLNADVYNSPKNNQVPSAGRFRTDIAGLMTDIVKFLAKNGAPFTVNIYPFLSLYLNDNFPLDYAFFDGGATPVNDNGVLYTNVFDANFDTLVAALAAVGHGDLPVVVGEVGWPTDGDKHAKASYAQRFYAGLLKRLAANTGTPARPNQYTEVYLFGLVDEDAKSVAPGSFERHWGVLRYDGQPKFAMDLTGQGRNTMLVPAKGVKYLPRTWCALNPNAKDLGKLGANIDYACTFADCTPLGFGSTCNGMDVAGNASYAFNAYYQVQNQKDEACDFQGLALPTETDPSTATCNFTIQIQTGAAAAMAMAMASLGGRSAGAAALVLALLQLLVLW, from the exons ATGATGGCGGCGAGGCTcatcgccgcggcggcggcgcttgcGGTGCTGGCGGTGCTGTGCTGCGCGGCGGGGCCGGCGGCCGCGCTGGGGATGAACTGGGGCACGCAGGCGACGCACCCGCTGCCGCCCAAGGCCGTGGTGCAGGTGCTCCAGGACAACGGCATCAAGAAGGTGAAGCTGTTCGACACCGACCCGGCCGCCATGAGCGCGCTCGCCGGCACCGGCATCGAGGTCATGGTCGCCATCCCCAACAACATGCTCGCGGACCTCGCCGACGACGCGGGAAAGGCCAAGGACTGGGTCAAGCGCAACGTCAGGCGCTACGATTTCGACGGCGGCGTCACCATCAA GTACGTGGCCGTCGGCAACGAGCCGTTCCTGGAGTCGTACAACGGCTCCTTCATCAACGTCACGTTCCCCGCGCTGGAGAACATCCAGAACGCGCTGAACGACGCCGGCATCGGCGACCGGATCAAAGCCACCGTCCCGCTGAACGCCGACGTGTACAACTCCCCGAAGAACAACCAGGTACCATCAGCGGGGCGGTTCCGGACCGACATCGCCGGCCTTATGACGGACATCGTCAAGTTCCTAGCCAAGAACGGCGCTCCCTTCACCGTGAACATCTACCCGTTCCTGAGCCTGTACCTGAACGACAACTTCCCTCTAGACTACGCCTTCTTCGACGGCGGCGCGACGCCGGTGAACGACAACGGCGTGCTGTACACCAACGTGTTCGACGCCAACTTCGACACGCTGGTGGCGGCGCTCGCGGCCGTGGGCCACGGGGACCTGCCCGTGGTCGTGGGCGAGGTCGGGTGGCCCACGGACGGCGACAAGCACGCCAAGGCCTCCTACGCGCAGCGGTTCTACGCGGGGCTCCTGAAGCGGCTGGCGGCGAACACCGGCACGCCGGCGCGGCCGAACCAGTACACGGAGGTGTACCTGTTTGGGCTCGTCGACGAGGACGCCAAGAGCGTGGCGCCGGGGAGCTTCGAGCGCCACTGGGGCGTGCTCCGGTACGACGGGCAGCCCAAGTTCGCGATGGACCTGACGGGCCAGGGCCGGAACACGATGCTGGTGCCGGCGAAGGGGGTGAAGTACCTCCCCAGGACGTGGTGCGCGCTGAACCCCAACGCGAAAGACCTCGGGAAGCTTGGTGCTAACATAGACTACGCCTGCACGTTCGCTGACTGCACGCCGCTGGGCTTCGGCTCCACGTGCAACGGCATGGACGTCGCCGGCAACGCGTCGTACGCGTTCAACGCGTACTACCAGGTGCAGAACCAGAAGGACGAGGCCTGCGACTTCCAGGGCCTCGCGCTGCCCACGGAGACCGACCCGTCCACGGCGACATGCAACTTCACCATACAGATCCAGACCGGGGCGGctgcggccatggccatggccatggcgtcgCTCGGCGGCCGGAGCGCTGGAGCGGCCGCGCTGGTGCTGGCGTTGCTGCAGCTCTTGGTGCTGTGGTAG